The sequence AGGCATCAACAACTACCGCTAAGGAAGATAAAAAGCCCCAAGCGTCAAGCGAGGCAAAAAAACCAACTAAGCAGGTAGGGGCATCAACGCTTCAGGCAGTAAAACCTTCCAAACAAACGACTACAAAAGCAACGTCCGTAGCATCAAAACCCCCAGCAGCACAAAATAAGGCTGCGGGACAGGCAAACAAATCCGCGTTGGATAAGGCAAGAAGTCTGATAAAACCAAACCAGGCATCTGGTTACAGTCAGGCGATCGTTATTGCCCAAAAAATTCCCTCTAAAGACCCCCAGTACAACCAGGCAAAGAAGGAAATTGATGGCTGGAGTCAGAAGATTCTGGATATAGCCAATGCGCGTGCCAAACAGGGTAATTACACAGAAGCTGTTAGTGCTGCCCAACTGGTTCCCACAAATGTGAACGTTAGTGGAAAAGCTAAAGACGCGATTCAAGATTGGAAAGAGCAAGCCAATCAGCAGCGGACAAACCAAACCGTCTTGCGGGCAGCAAAAGGGTTAATTCGCCCCAACCAGGCTTCTTCTTACAGCGATGCGATCGCTACCGCTAGTAAAATCCAGCAAGGTGAAGCGGGTTATGGAGAAGCCCAGAAGGTAATGGGCGAATGGAGCAAAACAATTTATCAGCTTGCCCAGTCTCGCGCCTCTAAGGGTCAATTTAAGGAAGCAATTCAAACGGCATCCTTAGTCCCAGAAAACACAACGTCGTATCAGGAATCGCAAAAAGCGATCGCGCTTTGGAAAGGAAAAACTAAAAAGTAACAGTTAGGAAGTAGTAAATATGACCGCTGAATTCATACTTACTACTTCCTAATTCAGCATTTAACTAATAGGAATCTCAATCAAAAATTCAGTCCCCTTACCCGGTTCGGAAATACACTTGAACGAACCGCCATGTTTTTCGACTACAATCTGATAGCTGATTGACAGCCCCAAACCCGTTCCCTTGCCTATAGGCTTGGTAGTGAAAAACGGGTCAAAAATTTGCCTTTTCACCGCTTCAGGCATACCACCACCATTATCAGCAATTTGAATCACGGCATAAGAGGAGTGAGTTAATTGCGGCGAGGTCGCGATCGCCCCAGCCTCACCCCTAACATGAGTACGGATGGTTATTTGACTGGGGGAATCGGCAATTTCTTCGGACTTTAACGTAGCTCCTCCGCAGGAAGCTCGCTCTTCATCCCGTTGCTCAAGCGCATCAATCGCGTTGCTAATGACGTTCATAAATACCTGATTCAACTGTCCGGCATAGCACTCCACTGGAGGCAAATCGCTATATTCTTTAACTACAGCGATTCCTGGAGAGTTTGACTTCCCTTTCAGGCGATGTTGCAATATCAACAGAGTACTGTCTAACCCCTCGTGGATGTCTACAGGCTTCCTTTCTGCTTGGTCTAGGCGAGAAAAATTACGCAACGACAGCACGAGTTGACGGATGCGGTCAGCTCCCACTTTCATTGATACCAGGAGCTTGGGTAAATCCTCAGCAAGAAACTCTAAATCAATCGTATCGGCAAGCTCGGCAATCTCAGGATATGGATTGGGATAATGGCGCTGGTAAAGTTGCAGCAGTTCGAGCAAATCTTGGGCGTATTGACCCGCGTAGGAGAGATTGCCATAAATGAAATTGACCGGGTTGTTAATTTCGTGGGCAACGCCAGCTACTAACTGCCCCAAACTGGACATTTTTTCTGTCTGAATCAGTTTGGCTTGGGTTTGCTTTAGATCCTCCAAGGCATTAGCGAGTTGTTCTGCTTGCTGCTGGGTTTGTGTAAGTAATTCCGCTTGCTGAATGGCGACGCCCAACTGAGTGGCAATTTGGGTGGCGAAATCAATTTCCGTTTCCTCCCAGTGTCGCGGCGCACAACATTGGTGAACGCACAGCAAACCCCAAAGACAGTCACCTTTTAGCAGCGGCATCACCAGGTTAGCGCGGATTTGAAATTTCTCTAAAAGCTGGATGTGACAATCGCTCAAGCCTGCGTTGTAGATGTCAGCAACCGCCTGAATCCGGCCTTTATGATAGTCGGGGGCATACCTCTCGCCAAAACAATGGTCGTGAATTTTCACAGCTAACATCGAGTTAAAGCCAACTCTGACATCTTCAGAAACCAACTCACCATCATCGTATCCACAGTCAGGATAGAAGCGAAATATCCCTACACGATCGGCACCCAAAAGTTGCCGCAATTCAGTAGCCGTGGCTGTGAAGATGGTATCGATGTTAAGGGATTCGCGGATTTTGCTAACGACGCTAAACAAAGCTTTCTGCTGTTTCCAGGCACGCTCTAGCTGGCTGGCTCTTTCCTTTTCCTCCGCTTCAGCAAGTCGGCTTTGTTTGTACAGTTCGGCTTGCTGAATTGCGATCGCTGCTTGAGCCGCCAGTTGTTGCAGTAAATCAATTTCAAAAGCCTGCCAAACCCTGGTCGCCCGACACTCATGGGCAACAAGCAGCCCCCATAGTTCCGAACCCATCCTAATCGGTACGATCAGGTTGGCTTGCACTTGCATATTCTCTAAAAACTCTTGATGACAGGGGGTAAGACCTGCCCAAGATACATCGTTAATTACCCGCACTCTGCCTTGGCTGTACTGTACGGCATACTCGTCTGGAAAGCAGTCCTCTGGCTCTGTCAAGCCTAAAACTGATAGCCAGTTGCCATTTACGGCTTCAACAACTACCTTGCCGTGCCATTTTTTGGTGAACTGGTAAATTATCACCCGATCTGTGTTTAGCAGTTTGCGGACTTCTTGCACGATGGTTTGCAGGATTGTTTGCAAGTCCAGCGTGCTGCGAATTTGGTCTAGTACCTTGCTTAACAACCTGGCCAACTGCAAAGACTGTTGCAACTGGGCGGTGCGGTCTTGGACTTGACGCTCTAGGCTTGTATTGAGCAGATCGACCTGTTCGTAAAGCTGATGTTGTTGAATGGCCATCGAGAAGTTATTGCCAAGAGCTTTAGCCTGTTCGATTTCTTCCCTTATCCACTCAATGCTCTGGCCTTTTTTGAGATGCTGCCATGCCTCAAAAGAGTTACGGGGTTGCAGTTGTCGCCGATCGGGATCGATGCGTCCAGCCCACAAAGTTTCTGTTTCAATTTCATCGCGAAAAACACTTAGAAATCCAATAAAGTGTTGGCGATAGAGCAAGGGTACAACCAGTAACCCCCGAATC is a genomic window of Microcoleus sp. FACHB-831 containing:
- a CDS encoding GAF domain-containing protein, whose amino-acid sequence is MNSTDNKQEKQPDLDQEGLLHRITNRIRQSLELQEILTATVAEVRSLLGTDRVMVYRFNADASGEVIAESIYGKRLPSLKGLNFPADDIPLRIRELYLTAGLRSIVDVSGGQIGFSVLDWQGSGEILANEQTINYRSVDSCHVEYLTAMGVQSSLVVPIVHNPSSKEATGNLEVTQSTNPNPQTTSELWGLLVSHHAQQRAVSEREVQIVQLVADQVSIAIAQSNLLKQAREQAQREATINRVATLLHTLPTMQLEEALGETVAAFKGSGGRLYLAPSGASRAATLFTWGAQPVLANPERNSHIEENPIWQQYFKPSETDGNSIKAIADLYKEPLLRVIAAEFRSTQIRGLLVVPLLYRQHFIGFLSVFRDEIETETLWAGRIDPDRRQLQPRNSFEAWQHLKKGQSIEWIREEIEQAKALGNNFSMAIQQHQLYEQVDLLNTSLERQVQDRTAQLQQSLQLARLLSKVLDQIRSTLDLQTILQTIVQEVRKLLNTDRVIIYQFTKKWHGKVVVEAVNGNWLSVLGLTEPEDCFPDEYAVQYSQGRVRVINDVSWAGLTPCHQEFLENMQVQANLIVPIRMGSELWGLLVAHECRATRVWQAFEIDLLQQLAAQAAIAIQQAELYKQSRLAEAEEKERASQLERAWKQQKALFSVVSKIRESLNIDTIFTATATELRQLLGADRVGIFRFYPDCGYDDGELVSEDVRVGFNSMLAVKIHDHCFGERYAPDYHKGRIQAVADIYNAGLSDCHIQLLEKFQIRANLVMPLLKGDCLWGLLCVHQCCAPRHWEETEIDFATQIATQLGVAIQQAELLTQTQQQAEQLANALEDLKQTQAKLIQTEKMSSLGQLVAGVAHEINNPVNFIYGNLSYAGQYAQDLLELLQLYQRHYPNPYPEIAELADTIDLEFLAEDLPKLLVSMKVGADRIRQLVLSLRNFSRLDQAERKPVDIHEGLDSTLLILQHRLKGKSNSPGIAVVKEYSDLPPVECYAGQLNQVFMNVISNAIDALEQRDEERASCGGATLKSEEIADSPSQITIRTHVRGEAGAIATSPQLTHSSYAVIQIADNGGGMPEAVKRQIFDPFFTTKPIGKGTGLGLSISYQIVVEKHGGSFKCISEPGKGTEFLIEIPIS